From a region of the Geothrix sp. 21YS21S-2 genome:
- the cobB gene encoding Sir2 family NAD+-dependent deacetylase, producing the protein MRPSPRSSIVILTGAGISAESGLKTFRDAGGLWENHRVEDVATPEAFQRDPALVHAFYNQRRAQLKEAQPNAAHAALARLEREWPSEVLVVTQNVDDLHDRAGSRNLIHMHGELLKVRCARCARVHPWEGETTVETPCPACGRSGAMRPHIVWFGEMPLEMERIGEALARCGLFVAVGTSGNVYPAAGFVEQVPAWTHTLELNLEASSVSSRFLEQRQGAATVLVPALVEELLG; encoded by the coding sequence ATGCGCCCATCGCCGCGGTCGTCCATCGTCATCCTCACCGGTGCCGGCATCTCCGCCGAGAGCGGCCTGAAGACCTTCCGGGACGCCGGCGGGCTCTGGGAGAACCACCGGGTGGAGGACGTGGCGACGCCCGAGGCCTTCCAACGGGACCCGGCGCTGGTGCACGCGTTCTACAACCAGCGCCGCGCCCAGCTGAAGGAGGCGCAGCCCAACGCCGCCCACGCCGCCCTGGCGCGCCTGGAAAGGGAGTGGCCCTCCGAGGTGCTCGTGGTCACCCAGAACGTGGACGACCTCCATGACCGCGCCGGCAGCCGGAACCTCATCCACATGCACGGGGAGCTTCTGAAGGTGCGCTGCGCGCGCTGCGCCAGGGTCCACCCCTGGGAAGGGGAGACCACCGTGGAGACCCCGTGCCCCGCCTGCGGGCGCAGCGGCGCGATGCGCCCCCACATCGTCTGGTTCGGCGAGATGCCCCTCGAGATGGAGCGGATCGGGGAGGCCCTGGCGCGCTGCGGCCTGTTCGTGGCCGTGGGCACCTCCGGCAACGTATACCCGGCCGCGGGCTTCGTGGAGCAGGTTCCGGCCTGGACCCACACCCTGGAACTGAACCTGGAGGCCTCCAGCGTCAGCTCGAGGTTCCTCGAGCAGCGCCAGGGGGCGGCCACCGTGCTGGTGCCGGCCCTGGTGGAGGAGCTGCTGGGCTAG
- a CDS encoding dioxygenase has protein sequence MRTQPVLFVSHGSPMLALGDSAYARALGAFAAGLPERPRAVLVVSAHWQTPDLRVTSSRRPGVLHDFGGFPRELYALDYPAPGDLDLAARAAAALGAEADPLRPLDHGAWAVLRHLFPGADVPVVQVSLPRAAPPDLVALGEALRAFREEGILILASGGLVHNLSLVDWAAPDGQAETWALDAERWFLERLGDGRREELLDHRRAWPQSRRAAATTEHLDPLFVAMGAADGPVRTVFDGWQLATMSLRCLAWG, from the coding sequence ATGCGCACCCAGCCTGTCCTCTTCGTCTCCCACGGCTCCCCCATGCTCGCCCTGGGGGACTCCGCCTATGCCCGGGCCCTGGGCGCGTTCGCGGCAGGCCTGCCGGAGCGGCCCCGGGCGGTCCTGGTGGTCTCGGCGCACTGGCAGACCCCGGACCTGCGGGTGACCTCCAGCCGAAGGCCCGGGGTGCTCCACGACTTCGGCGGATTCCCACGGGAGCTCTACGCCCTGGACTACCCCGCCCCGGGCGACCTGGACCTCGCGGCCCGGGCGGCCGCGGCCCTGGGCGCGGAGGCCGACCCCCTGCGCCCCCTGGACCACGGGGCCTGGGCGGTGCTGCGCCACCTGTTCCCCGGGGCCGACGTCCCGGTGGTCCAGGTGAGCCTGCCGCGCGCCGCCCCGCCGGACCTCGTGGCCCTGGGCGAGGCCCTGCGCGCCTTCCGGGAGGAGGGGATCCTGATCCTGGCCAGCGGCGGGCTGGTGCACAACCTGAGCCTGGTGGACTGGGCCGCTCCCGATGGGCAGGCGGAAACCTGGGCCCTGGATGCCGAGCGCTGGTTCCTGGAGCGGCTCGGGGACGGCCGCCGGGAGGAGCTGCTGGACCACCGCCGGGCCTGGCCCCAGAGCCGGAGGGCCGCCGCCACGACGGAGCACCTGGATCCGCTCTTCGTGGCCATGGGCGCCGCGGACGGGCCCGTGCGCACCGTCTTCGACGGGTGGCAGCTGGCGACGATGAGCCTGAGGTGCCTGGCCTGGGGCTAG